A genomic region of Cannabis sativa cultivar Pink pepper isolate KNU-18-1 chromosome 1, ASM2916894v1, whole genome shotgun sequence contains the following coding sequences:
- the LOC133032493 gene encoding bifunctional fucokinase/fucose pyrophosphorylase isoform X2: MTGDVLPCFDASTLILPEDTSCIITVPITLDIASNHGVVVASKSASLENSYMISPVDNLLQKPSLEELVKNSAILDDGRTLLDTGVIAVRGKGWLELVKLALSCQSLIEELLKSRKEMSLYEDMVAAWVPAKHEWLQPRPLGEELVNRLGKQQMFSYCAYDLLFLHYGTSSEVLDHLSGSGSGLVGRRHLCSIPATNVSDIAASAVVLSSKIAPGVSIGEDSLVYDSSISSGIQIGSLSIVVSINVPKVNETAENSYRFMLPDRHCLWEVPLLGCTERVIVYCGLHDNPKESISKGGTFCGKPWKKVLNDLQIEESDLWSSSGILEMCLWNAKIFPVCSYFEMLDLASWLMGLSEKSNEHFLVLWRSYPRVSLEELHKSIDFPKMCLGSSNHQAELAAGIAKACINYGMLGRNLSQLCEEILQKEVSGVEICKDFLDLCPKLLEQNAKILPKSRAYQVQVDLLRACSDESMASKLEHKVWDSVIDETASAVRYGFKDHLLEAPSSNSSLALCDNNGNEGSQSFHPRSVKVELPVRVDFVGGWSDTPPWSLERAGCVLNMAISLEGSLPIGVIIETTKVTGVFISDDAGNGLLIEDLTSITTPFSVNDPFRLVKSALLVTGIIHESCLVSTGLRIRTWANVPRGSGLGTSSILAAAVIKGLIQITDGDASNENVARLVLVLEQLMGTGGGWQDQIGGLYPGIKFTASFPGVPLRLQVIPLLASTELIVELQQRLLVVFTGQVRLAHQVLQKVVIRYLRRDNLLVSSIKRLVELAKIGREALMNCDLDDLGEIMLEAWRLHQELDPYCSNEFVDRLFEFAHPYCCGYKLVGAGGGGFALLLAKDAENATELKRLLEQDSKFDVKVYQWNIFLA; the protein is encoded by the exons ATGACTGGAGATGTTCTCCCATGTTTTGATGCCTCCACCCTGATTCTTCCGGAGGACACATCCTGTATCATCACCGTTCCAATCACCCTGGATATTGCTTCTAACCATGGTGTTGTTGTGGCGTCTAAGAGTGCAAGTCTAGAAAATAGTTATATGATCAGCCCAGTTGATAATCTCTTACAAAAACCAAGTTTAGAGGAACTTGTCAAGAATAGCGCAATCTTAGATGATGGTAGAACACTTCTTGATACTGGAGTAATAGCAGTTAGAGGTAAAGGGTGGTTGGAGCTTGTTAAGCTTGCACTGTCATGCCAGTCGTTGATTGAAGAGTTGCTGAAGAGCAGAAAAGAG ATGAGTTTGTATGAAGATATGGTAGCAGCTTGGGTACCTGCAAAACATGAGTGGTTGCAACCACGCCCTTTGGGTGAAGAACTGGTCAACAGATTAGGAAAACAACAAATGTTCAGCTACTGTGCTT ACGATCTGTTGTTTTTACATTATGGAACCTCTAGTGAAGTTTTAGATCACTTAAGTGGGAGTGGTTCAGGACTGGTAGGCCGAAGACACTTATGTTCTATCCCAGCAACCAACGTATCTGACATTGCAGCTTCTGCTGTTGTTCTTTCTAGCAAAATTGCACCTGGTGTCTCAATTGGGGAGGACTCTCTTGTTTATGATTCATCCATTTCAAGTGGAATACAAATTGGTTCTCTGTCCATAGTTGTCAGTATTAATGTCCCAAAAGTGAACGAGACAGCTGAAAATTCGTATCGGTTCATGCTTCCTGATCGCCATTGCCTTTGGGAAGTTCCCCTATTAGGATGCACTGAAAGAGTCATAGTGTATTGTGGCCTACATGATAACCCAAAAGAATCAATATCCAAGGGTGGAACATTCTGCGGGAAACCCTGGAAGAAGGTCTTGAATGATTTACAAATTGAAGAAAGTGACCTATGGAGCTCAAGTGGCATCTTGGAAATGTGCTTGTGGAATGCAAAAATATTCCCTGTTTGCTCATATTTTGAGATGCTTGATCTGGCTTCGTGGTTGATGGGCTTGAGTGAGAAAAGCAATGAACATTTTCTTGTATTATGGAGAAGTTATCCTCGTGTTAGTTTGGAGGAATTGCATAAATCAATTGATTTTCCAAAAATGTGTCTAGGCTCCAGTAATCATCAAGCAGAGCTTGCAGCTGGTATTGCTAAAGCTTGTATCAACTATGGCATGCTTGGTCGCAACTTGTCTCAATTGTGTGAAGAAATTCTTCAGAAAGAAGTTTCAGGAGTGGAAATATGCAAGGACTTCTTAGACTTGTGTCCTAAGCTTCTGGAGCAGAATGCTAAGATACTTCCAAAAAGCCGAGCATACCAGGTGCAGGTTGATCTTCTTCGTGCATGCAGCGATGAATCAATGGCATCTAAGTTGGAGCACAAAGTTTGGGATTCTGTCATTGATGAAACAGCGTCAGCAGTAAGATATGGTTTTAAAG atcatctattggAGGCCCCCAGTAGCAACTCTTCTCTTGCATTATGTGATAATAATGGTAATGAGGGGAGTCAGTCTTTCCACCCAAGAAGTGTGAAGGTTGAACTACCAGTTCGAGTTGATTTTGTTGGGGGTTGGAGTGATACTCCTCCATGGAGTTTGGAGCGTGCTGGCTGTGTCCTAAATATGGCAATAAGTCTTGAAGGTTCTCTACCAATTGGTGTCATCATAGAGACTACAAAAGTAACTGGTGTCTTTATCAGTGATGATGCTGGAAATGGTTTGCTTATTGAAGATCTTACCTCAATTACTACCCCATTCAGCGTCAACGATCCTTTCCGACTGGTCAAATCAGCATTGCTTGTGACTGGTATTATCCATGAAAGTTGTCTTGTATCCACGGGCTTGCGAATCAGGACATGGGCAAATGTACCTCGTGGCAGTGGTTTGGGAACATCTAGCATCTTAGCAGCTGCTGTTATTAAAGGACTTATCCAAATAACTGATGGAGATGCAAGTAATGAAAACGTTGCAAGACTTGTTTTGGTATTAGAGCAGCTTATGGGAACAGGTGGTGGATGGCAAGACCAAATTGGAGGTTTATACCCTGGTATTAAGTTTACTGCGAGTTTTCCTGGAGTTCCTCTGCGTCTACAAGTCATTCCTCTCTTGGCTTCCACTGAGTTAATTGTAGAATTGCAGCAAAGATTACTAGTTGTGTTCACTGGTCAA GTTCGCCTTGCACATCAAGTCCTTCAAAAGGTAGTAATCCGGTACCTTCGCCGAGATAACCTTCTGGTATCTAGCATTAAGCGCCTTGTTGAACTTGCAAAGATTGGAAGGGAAGCTCTGATGAACTGTGATTTAGATGACCTTGGGGAGATAATGCTAGAGGCTTGGAGGTTGCATCAGGAACTTGATCCTTACTGCAGTAATGAATTTGTTGATAGACTCTTTGAATTCGCTCACCCATATTGCTGTGGCTATAAGCTGGTCGGTGCTGGTGGTGGAGGCTTTGCCTTGTTACTTGCAAAGGATGCTGAGAATGCAACAGAACTCAAACGTTTACTAGAACAAGATTCAAAATTTGATGTCAAAGTCTACCAATGGAATATCTTCTTAGCTTAA
- the LOC115706911 gene encoding protein LEAD-SENSITIVE 1 translates to MGLFTNRVERSEIRPGDHVYTYRAVFAYSHHGIFVGGSKVVHFRPERNMNSSEASTDPYDSMSCPTFPDCGFRQPNSGVILSCLDCFLRNGSVYCFEYGVTPSVFLAKVRGGTCTTAASDPPETTIHRAMYLLQNGFGNYDVFQNNCEDFALYCKTGLLIMDKLGVGRSGQASSIIGAPLAAILSSPLKLLMPSPVGVATVTAGMYCMSRYATDIGVRTDVIKVAVEDLHVNLGWVGEPEEEIAEDSEPSNRALAIAR, encoded by the exons atgggtcTGTTCACTAACAGAGTCGAGAGAAGTGAGATCAGGCCCGGAGACCATGTCTATACGTACAGGGCTGTCTTCGCTTACTCTCACCATG GTATCTTTGTTGGGGGAAGCAAAGTGGTCCATTTTAGACCAGAACGAAACATGAATTCAAGTGAAGCATCAACTGACCCCTATGACTCCATGTCCTGTCCAACCTTTCCTGATTGTGGCTTCAGACAACCCAACAGTGGTGTAATCCTTTCATGCCTGGACTGCTTCCTCAGAAATGGATCTGTATACTGCTTTGAATATGGGGTTACCCCATCAGTTTTCCTTGCCAAAGTCCGGGGTGGAACTTGCACCACAGCAGCATCTGATCCACCAGAAACAACCATCCACCGAGCAATGTACCTTCTTCAAAATGGATTTGGCAATTACGATGTGTTTCAGAACAACTGCGAAGATTTCGCCCTCTACTGCAAAACTGGTCTTCTAATAATGGACAAGTTAGGTGTTGGTAGAAGTGGCCAAGCTTCTTCAATCATTGGTGCTCCACTGGCTGCCATTCTATCTTCCCCGCTGAAGCTTTTGATGCCGAGCCCAGTTGGCGTGGCGACAGTAACTGCTGGAATGTACTGCATGAGCAGATATGCAACTGATATTGGTGTAAGAACTGATGTGATCAAAGTGGCTGTGGAAGACTTACATGTGAACTTGGGTTGGGTAGGGGAGCCTGAAGAAGAAATAGCTGAAGATAGTGAGCCTTCCAACAGAGCACTTGCTATTgctagatga
- the LOC115706612 gene encoding uncharacterized protein LOC115706612 — MAKLYVKAVPPPDLNRNTEWFTYPGVWTTYILILFFAWLIVLSIIGCSPGMAWTIVNLGHFLVTYHFFHWKKGTPFPDDQGIYNGLTWWEQIDNGKQLTRNRKFLTVVPVVLYLIASHTTDYQHPMLFLNTIAVVILVIAKFPNMHKVRIFGINADK, encoded by the exons ATGGCGAAACTCTACGTGAAGGCGGTGCCACCCCCGGATCTGAACCGGAATACTGAGTGGTTCACGTACCCAGGTGTATGGACCACTTATATCCTCATCCTCTTCTTCGCTTGGCTTATTGTTCTCTCCATCATCGGTTGCTCTCCTGGCATGGCTTGGACCATTGTCAATCTCGGTCACTTTCTT GTCACATATCACTTTTTTCACTGGAAGAAAGGAACTCCGTTTCCTGATGACCAGGGGATCTACAATGGATTGACTTGGTGGGAGCAGATAGATAATGGAAAGCAGCTAACACGCAACAGGAAATTTTTAACAGTTGTTCCCGTGGTGTT GTACCTGATTGCTTCACACACAACTGACTATCAACATCCAATGCTCTTCCTCAACACGATTGCGGTGGTTATACTAGTCATAGCAAAGTTCCCTAATATGCACAAGGTCCGGATCTTTGGAATCAATGCAGATAAGTGA
- the LOC133032493 gene encoding bifunctional fucokinase/fucose pyrophosphorylase isoform X1: protein MEPQRRPKFSRTKQKADLEGVLRKSWYHLRLSVRHPSRVPTWDAIVLTAASPEQAQLYEWQLKRAKRMGRIAASTVTIAVPDPLGQRIGSGAATLNAVHALARHYQKLGLGSDSEESSKDEVFHPSMVSFIAKRHVLLLHAGGDSKRVPWANPMGKVFLPLPYLAADDPDGPVPLLLEHILAIASCARQAFKNEGGIFIMTGDVLPCFDASTLILPEDTSCIITVPITLDIASNHGVVVASKSASLENSYMISPVDNLLQKPSLEELVKNSAILDDGRTLLDTGVIAVRGKGWLELVKLALSCQSLIEELLKSRKEMSLYEDMVAAWVPAKHEWLQPRPLGEELVNRLGKQQMFSYCAYDLLFLHYGTSSEVLDHLSGSGSGLVGRRHLCSIPATNVSDIAASAVVLSSKIAPGVSIGEDSLVYDSSISSGIQIGSLSIVVSINVPKVNETAENSYRFMLPDRHCLWEVPLLGCTERVIVYCGLHDNPKESISKGGTFCGKPWKKVLNDLQIEESDLWSSSGILEMCLWNAKIFPVCSYFEMLDLASWLMGLSEKSNEHFLVLWRSYPRVSLEELHKSIDFPKMCLGSSNHQAELAAGIAKACINYGMLGRNLSQLCEEILQKEVSGVEICKDFLDLCPKLLEQNAKILPKSRAYQVQVDLLRACSDESMASKLEHKVWDSVIDETASAVRYGFKDHLLEAPSSNSSLALCDNNGNEGSQSFHPRSVKVELPVRVDFVGGWSDTPPWSLERAGCVLNMAISLEGSLPIGVIIETTKVTGVFISDDAGNGLLIEDLTSITTPFSVNDPFRLVKSALLVTGIIHESCLVSTGLRIRTWANVPRGSGLGTSSILAAAVIKGLIQITDGDASNENVARLVLVLEQLMGTGGGWQDQIGGLYPGIKFTASFPGVPLRLQVIPLLASTELIVELQQRLLVVFTGQVRLAHQVLQKVVIRYLRRDNLLVSSIKRLVELAKIGREALMNCDLDDLGEIMLEAWRLHQELDPYCSNEFVDRLFEFAHPYCCGYKLVGAGGGGFALLLAKDAENATELKRLLEQDSKFDVKVYQWNIFLA from the exons ATGGAGCCCCAAAGAAGGCCAAAATTTTCGAGAACCAAGCAGAAGGCTGATCTGGAAGGAGTTCTCCGAAAGTCTTGGTACCATTTGAGGCTGTCGGTGAGGCATCCCTCCAGGGTTCCCACCTGGGATGCTATCGTTCTTACAGCAGCTAGCCCCGAGCAAGCTCAGCTCTATGAGTGGCAGCTCAAGCGTGCCAAGCGAATGGGCCGCATTGCAGCCTCCACGGTTACTATTGCCGTCCCCGATCCGCTTGGCCAGAGGATTGGCTCCGGTGCCGCTACTCTTAACGCTGTTCACGCACTCGCTAGGCATTATCAGAAGTTGGGTCTTGGCTCCGATTCAGAG GAGAGTTCCAAAGATGAAGTATTTCACCCATCAATGGTTAGCTTTATTGCAAAAAGGCATGTGCTTTTGCTTCACGCTGGAGGTGACTCTAAAAGAGTCCCGTGGGCAAACCCTATGGGAAAAGTGTTCCTGCCACTTCCCTATCTAGCTGCAGATGACCCTGATGGGCCAGTTCCTCTGCTTTTAGAACACATACTTGCAATTGCTTCTTGTGCAAGACAAGCTTTTAAAAATGAAG GTGGAATATTTATCATGACTGGAGATGTTCTCCCATGTTTTGATGCCTCCACCCTGATTCTTCCGGAGGACACATCCTGTATCATCACCGTTCCAATCACCCTGGATATTGCTTCTAACCATGGTGTTGTTGTGGCGTCTAAGAGTGCAAGTCTAGAAAATAGTTATATGATCAGCCCAGTTGATAATCTCTTACAAAAACCAAGTTTAGAGGAACTTGTCAAGAATAGCGCAATCTTAGATGATGGTAGAACACTTCTTGATACTGGAGTAATAGCAGTTAGAGGTAAAGGGTGGTTGGAGCTTGTTAAGCTTGCACTGTCATGCCAGTCGTTGATTGAAGAGTTGCTGAAGAGCAGAAAAGAG ATGAGTTTGTATGAAGATATGGTAGCAGCTTGGGTACCTGCAAAACATGAGTGGTTGCAACCACGCCCTTTGGGTGAAGAACTGGTCAACAGATTAGGAAAACAACAAATGTTCAGCTACTGTGCTT ACGATCTGTTGTTTTTACATTATGGAACCTCTAGTGAAGTTTTAGATCACTTAAGTGGGAGTGGTTCAGGACTGGTAGGCCGAAGACACTTATGTTCTATCCCAGCAACCAACGTATCTGACATTGCAGCTTCTGCTGTTGTTCTTTCTAGCAAAATTGCACCTGGTGTCTCAATTGGGGAGGACTCTCTTGTTTATGATTCATCCATTTCAAGTGGAATACAAATTGGTTCTCTGTCCATAGTTGTCAGTATTAATGTCCCAAAAGTGAACGAGACAGCTGAAAATTCGTATCGGTTCATGCTTCCTGATCGCCATTGCCTTTGGGAAGTTCCCCTATTAGGATGCACTGAAAGAGTCATAGTGTATTGTGGCCTACATGATAACCCAAAAGAATCAATATCCAAGGGTGGAACATTCTGCGGGAAACCCTGGAAGAAGGTCTTGAATGATTTACAAATTGAAGAAAGTGACCTATGGAGCTCAAGTGGCATCTTGGAAATGTGCTTGTGGAATGCAAAAATATTCCCTGTTTGCTCATATTTTGAGATGCTTGATCTGGCTTCGTGGTTGATGGGCTTGAGTGAGAAAAGCAATGAACATTTTCTTGTATTATGGAGAAGTTATCCTCGTGTTAGTTTGGAGGAATTGCATAAATCAATTGATTTTCCAAAAATGTGTCTAGGCTCCAGTAATCATCAAGCAGAGCTTGCAGCTGGTATTGCTAAAGCTTGTATCAACTATGGCATGCTTGGTCGCAACTTGTCTCAATTGTGTGAAGAAATTCTTCAGAAAGAAGTTTCAGGAGTGGAAATATGCAAGGACTTCTTAGACTTGTGTCCTAAGCTTCTGGAGCAGAATGCTAAGATACTTCCAAAAAGCCGAGCATACCAGGTGCAGGTTGATCTTCTTCGTGCATGCAGCGATGAATCAATGGCATCTAAGTTGGAGCACAAAGTTTGGGATTCTGTCATTGATGAAACAGCGTCAGCAGTAAGATATGGTTTTAAAG atcatctattggAGGCCCCCAGTAGCAACTCTTCTCTTGCATTATGTGATAATAATGGTAATGAGGGGAGTCAGTCTTTCCACCCAAGAAGTGTGAAGGTTGAACTACCAGTTCGAGTTGATTTTGTTGGGGGTTGGAGTGATACTCCTCCATGGAGTTTGGAGCGTGCTGGCTGTGTCCTAAATATGGCAATAAGTCTTGAAGGTTCTCTACCAATTGGTGTCATCATAGAGACTACAAAAGTAACTGGTGTCTTTATCAGTGATGATGCTGGAAATGGTTTGCTTATTGAAGATCTTACCTCAATTACTACCCCATTCAGCGTCAACGATCCTTTCCGACTGGTCAAATCAGCATTGCTTGTGACTGGTATTATCCATGAAAGTTGTCTTGTATCCACGGGCTTGCGAATCAGGACATGGGCAAATGTACCTCGTGGCAGTGGTTTGGGAACATCTAGCATCTTAGCAGCTGCTGTTATTAAAGGACTTATCCAAATAACTGATGGAGATGCAAGTAATGAAAACGTTGCAAGACTTGTTTTGGTATTAGAGCAGCTTATGGGAACAGGTGGTGGATGGCAAGACCAAATTGGAGGTTTATACCCTGGTATTAAGTTTACTGCGAGTTTTCCTGGAGTTCCTCTGCGTCTACAAGTCATTCCTCTCTTGGCTTCCACTGAGTTAATTGTAGAATTGCAGCAAAGATTACTAGTTGTGTTCACTGGTCAA GTTCGCCTTGCACATCAAGTCCTTCAAAAGGTAGTAATCCGGTACCTTCGCCGAGATAACCTTCTGGTATCTAGCATTAAGCGCCTTGTTGAACTTGCAAAGATTGGAAGGGAAGCTCTGATGAACTGTGATTTAGATGACCTTGGGGAGATAATGCTAGAGGCTTGGAGGTTGCATCAGGAACTTGATCCTTACTGCAGTAATGAATTTGTTGATAGACTCTTTGAATTCGCTCACCCATATTGCTGTGGCTATAAGCTGGTCGGTGCTGGTGGTGGAGGCTTTGCCTTGTTACTTGCAAAGGATGCTGAGAATGCAACAGAACTCAAACGTTTACTAGAACAAGATTCAAAATTTGATGTCAAAGTCTACCAATGGAATATCTTCTTAGCTTAA